In Malus sylvestris chromosome 15, drMalSylv7.2, whole genome shotgun sequence, a single genomic region encodes these proteins:
- the LOC126604846 gene encoding ubiquitin carboxyl-terminal hydrolase 18-like — protein MHVAGVSLDLNWFLHFIFTVFIIAFCLLHLVKNTASKYFEVDASFEGGGDGGDQTPIPGALMEDPVCVVCGNSGSRRCSRCKAVRYCSSKCQEKHWKSGHKTECKDFQPSGRVNSAQNTLTNRRFKTSGVGGKTFPGLALVPAHGISKRIKKPKEILFPYDEFVELFNWDKPGFPPCGLLNCGNSCFANVVLQCLSSTRPLVAYLLEKGHQRECIREDWCFLCEFQIHLQRASQSSQSFSPTNIISRLPNIGGNLGYGRQEDAHELMRFAIDTMQSVCLDEFGGEKAVTPSSQETTLIQHIFGGQLQSQVICTKCENISNQYENMMDLTVEIHGDASSLEECLDQFTIKEWLHGDNMYKCDGCNDYVKAWKRLTVKRAPNILTIALKRFQSGRFGKINKRVTFPETLDLNPYMSEVGDGTNIYKLYAVVVHIDMLNASYFGHYICYTKDFSGNWYKIDDCKVGTVNLEEVLSQGAYMLLYSRVQPRASCLRTEPPKKKEEMMNGEVEPCQKKQHKCSVAESADPTHNSGSVPSDTSLPPQIPSCVTDSAAVINGEVAIEHSDNADLKLKLLPTVSKEVCMVENGTVNSPSSPSVSREISICEKDPAGELDLDTVRGDSTPAPAGIDLSNGESCWPVLDDVSARCVKDLSSSGREAENGDSQDMDIGHCESSSSPAEDIEIYRSNGPTTRANGTDYPVVNSGILNGNGIHIIEVDDG, from the exons ATGCATGTCGCGGGAGTGAGCTTGGATCTGAATTGGTTCCTGCACTTCATATTTACGGTGTTTATAATCGCCTTCTGTTTGCTGCACCTGGTGAAGAACACGGCCTCGAAGTACTTTGAGGTCGACGCCAGCTTCGAGGGAGGAGGTGACGGTGGTGATCAGACCCCAATTCCTGGCGCGCTCATGGAGGATCCGGTTTGTGTCGTCTGTGGGAATTCGGGTTCCAGGAGGTGCTCTCGCTGCAAGGCCGTTAGATACTG CTCATCGAAATGCCAAGAAAAGCATTGGAAGTCAGGGCATAAGACTGAATGCAAGGACTTTCAACCATCTGGCAGAGTGAATTCAGCTCAGAACACATTGACTAATCGGAGATTTAAAACTTCTGGTGTTGGGGGCAAAACATTCCCTGGACTTGCTCTTGTTCCTGCTCATGGAATTTCTAAGCGTATCAAGAAGCCGAAAGAG attctttttccctacgatgaATTTGTTGAACTTTTCAATTGGGACAAGCCAGGGTTTCCTCCTTGTGGACTCTTAAATTGTGGAAACAG TTGCTTTGCCAATGTGGTTCTACAGTGTCTTTCATCCACTCGACCGCTTGTTGCCTACTTGTTAGAGAAGGGCCATCAGAGAGAGT GCATACGTGAAGACTGGTGCTTCCTTTGTGAATTCCAAATCCATCTTCAAAGAGCAAGCCAAAGTTCGCAGTCCTTTTCACCAACCAACATTATCTCTAGATTACCAAATATTGGTGGTAATCTTGGCTATGGGAGGCAGGAGGATGCTCATGAACTCATGAG gtttgcCATTGATACAATGCAGTCTGTCTGTCTTGACGAGTTTGGTGGAGAGAAAGCTGTGACTCCAAGCTCTCAAGAGACAACGTTAATTCAACATATATTTGGTGGCCAGCTACAATCTCAG GTGATTTGTACAAAATGCGAGAATATATCAAATCAATACGAAAatatgatggatttaactgttGAGATTCATGGGGATGCTTCATCATTGGAGGAGTGTCTTGATCAATTCACCATCAAGGAGTGGCTTCATGGCGATAATATGTATAAATGCGATGG GTGCAATGACTATGTCAAGGCTTGGAAACGTCTTACTGTTAAACGGGCTCCAAACATACTCACAATTGCCTTGAAGAGATTTCAG AGTGGGCGGTTTGGGAAAATTAACAAGAGAGTAACATTTCCTGAAACATTAGATCTTAACCCCTACATGAGTGAAGTGGGAGACGGTACAAATATCTATAAGCTTTATGCCGTTGTGGTCCATATCGATATGCTAAATGCTTCATATTTTGGACACTATATCTGTTATACCAAGGATTTCAGCGGAAACTGGTACAAAATCGACGACTGTAAG GTTGGGACTGTAAATTTGGAAGAGGTACTTTCCCAGGGAGCATATATGCTATTATATAGCAG GGTGCAGCCACGAGCATCATGCCTAAGGACCGAACCTccaaagaaaaaggaggaaatgATGAATGGCGAAGTAGAGCCTTGCCAAaagaaacaacataaatgtTCCGTCGCTGAGTCTGCAGATCCTACACACAATTCTGGGTCTGTGCCATCTGACACAAGTTTGCCACCACAGATTCCAAGCTGTGTAACAGACTCGGCTGCTGTAATCAACGGTGAGGTTGCAATTGAACATTCTGATAATGCGGATCTCAAGCTTAAATTACTTCCAACTGTTTCAAAAGAGGTTTGCATGGTTGAAAATGGTACTGTTAATTCCCCATCTAGTCCATCTGTTTCAAGGGAGATTTCTATCTGCGAGAAGGACCCTGCTGGTGAATTGGATTTGGATACTGTAAGAGGTGATTCAACTCCAGCTCCAGCTGGTATCGATTTGTCTAATGGTGAGTCATGTTGGCCTGTTCTGGACGATGTATCAGCGCGCTGCGTGAAGGATCTCTCTTCTTCAGGTCGTGAAGCTGAAAATGGCGATTCCCAAGATATGGATATCGGTCATTGTGAGTCAAGTTCATCCCCTGCAGAGGACATTGAAATTTACCGGAGCAATGGGCCGACGACTCGTGCAAATGGAACTGATTACCCGGTTGTGAATTCTGGTATTCTGAATGGGAACGGAATCCACATAATAGAAGTAGATGACGGCTAA